From Pseudodesulfovibrio sp. S3, one genomic window encodes:
- a CDS encoding 4Fe-4S dicluster domain-containing protein, whose product MSKTFFIDLTKCTACRGCQVACKQWKKLPAEKTENWGSHQNPKDLSGVTLKLVRFEEVEKDGKMQWLFFPEQCRHCIEPPCLDAMTVPGSIVHDKETGAVVYTDLTAKEPNKDAFGMSCPYDIPRVNKETGRVVKCDMCIDRVKAGMLPACVLTCPTGAMNFGDREDMLALAEKHLAAASKKYPEAELVDAEYVRVIYLVQTDPDSYYESMSADASPVRNSPMSRKQFLAALGRPVKSMTS is encoded by the coding sequence ATGAGTAAGACATTCTTCATAGACCTGACCAAGTGTACGGCCTGCCGTGGTTGCCAGGTTGCCTGTAAGCAATGGAAGAAACTGCCCGCCGAAAAGACCGAGAACTGGGGCTCCCACCAGAACCCCAAAGACCTGTCCGGCGTGACCCTCAAACTGGTCCGCTTCGAAGAAGTGGAAAAGGACGGCAAGATGCAATGGCTGTTCTTCCCTGAACAGTGCCGCCACTGCATTGAGCCGCCGTGCCTGGATGCCATGACCGTGCCCGGTTCCATCGTGCACGACAAGGAAACCGGCGCCGTGGTCTACACCGACCTGACTGCGAAGGAACCGAACAAGGATGCCTTCGGTATGTCTTGTCCCTATGACATCCCCCGCGTCAACAAGGAAACCGGCCGGGTGGTCAAATGCGACATGTGCATTGACCGCGTCAAGGCCGGCATGCTGCCCGCCTGCGTCCTGACCTGTCCCACCGGAGCCATGAACTTCGGCGACCGGGAAGACATGCTTGCACTGGCTGAAAAACACCTTGCTGCGGCAAGCAAGAAATACCCGGAAGCGGAACTTGTCGATGCCGAGTATGTGCGTGTCATCTACCTGGTGCAGACCGACCCGGACAGCTACTACGAGTCCATGTCCGCAGACGCTTCGCCCGTAAGGAACAGCCCCATGTCCAGGAAGCAGTTCCTGGCCGCCCTGGGACGTCCGGTCAAAAGCATGACCTCCTAA
- a CDS encoding ATP-binding protein, with amino-acid sequence MSLSTQASTRFARIGLREKLLFSMLAAVLFISVAIALVSRYILVSSLTNELEMRGFAIAHSVAERGGSYILDNDIPKLLSLIFDEGRLRQRKDLVAYIFIENQDGNILAHTLPHNLPDNLRDNTIPPGKHDSIRLMELGGQEIYDLAAAINEGLYRIGTVHVGLNKRHIDSLVGKLRVAFLGFISAVIIITIILSSWLSKYITKPVSDLTRLSDEISRGNFDIPLKLGSGEDWDGAECPAFSNTDLPCWHFDQSRSGQRPGEAHRKCADCAFYRKHEGDEVVQLGDSFRNMLWSIKLYRRRLRESEEKYRSLFDSGPDPIFVVECATGKIRDANPRATELYGYPKQEIIGMRFLDLGPEHNIDCLTYFTDGGGGCVYYPKLIHYKQDGEPFFVNIHACPISYRGQHAIIIAVTDITELIEKDAQLIQAGKMKSLGEMSAGVAHEINQPLNAIKMGSEFLAKMQEEDLEIPKEHFLEVVREISIQVDRAAEIINTLRSFGRKSDLMAEHVDINQPIRAVLSMVRRQFELNNIRFVLELADNLQPVQAHSNRLQQVVFNLVANARDAINDASSPSDGDSDRRIIIRTGGENGRVYAEVEDTGSGIAEKDQRKIFEPFFTTKEAGQGMGLGLAITYGIIKDYGGEIRINSIQGKGTVFKIEFPAASKRGECKA; translated from the coding sequence ATGAGCCTCAGCACACAGGCCTCCACCCGCTTCGCCCGCATCGGCCTGCGCGAAAAGCTCCTGTTTTCCATGCTGGCAGCCGTGCTTTTCATCTCGGTGGCCATTGCACTCGTTTCCCGCTATATCCTGGTCAGCTCCCTGACCAACGAACTTGAAATGCGTGGCTTTGCCATCGCCCACTCCGTAGCGGAACGCGGCGGCTCGTACATCCTGGACAACGACATACCCAAATTGCTCTCCCTGATCTTCGACGAGGGCCGTCTCAGACAACGCAAGGATCTGGTCGCCTACATCTTCATCGAGAACCAGGACGGCAACATCCTGGCCCACACCCTGCCGCACAACCTCCCGGACAACCTGCGCGACAACACCATCCCGCCCGGCAAGCACGATTCCATCCGGCTGATGGAGTTGGGAGGCCAGGAGATATACGACCTGGCAGCCGCCATCAACGAAGGACTCTATCGCATCGGCACTGTCCATGTAGGACTGAACAAACGCCACATAGACTCCCTGGTGGGCAAGCTGCGCGTGGCCTTCCTCGGTTTCATCTCGGCAGTGATCATCATCACCATCATCCTCAGCTCCTGGCTGTCGAAATACATCACCAAACCCGTGTCGGACCTGACCCGGCTGTCCGACGAAATCAGCCGGGGCAACTTCGACATCCCGCTCAAGCTCGGATCGGGTGAGGACTGGGATGGCGCCGAGTGCCCGGCCTTCAGCAACACGGACCTGCCCTGCTGGCATTTCGACCAGTCCCGCAGCGGCCAGCGGCCCGGAGAAGCGCACCGAAAGTGTGCGGACTGCGCCTTCTACCGCAAGCACGAAGGAGACGAGGTCGTCCAACTCGGCGACTCCTTCCGCAACATGCTCTGGTCCATCAAGCTGTACCGACGCCGCCTGCGGGAGTCCGAAGAAAAATACCGTTCACTGTTCGACTCAGGCCCGGACCCGATCTTCGTGGTTGAATGCGCCACAGGCAAAATTCGCGATGCCAATCCGCGTGCCACGGAACTCTACGGATACCCCAAGCAGGAAATCATCGGGATGCGGTTTTTGGATCTCGGTCCCGAGCACAATATAGACTGCCTGACCTATTTCACGGATGGTGGAGGCGGCTGCGTCTACTACCCCAAGCTGATTCATTACAAGCAGGACGGCGAACCCTTCTTTGTGAACATACACGCCTGCCCCATTTCCTACAGGGGACAACACGCCATCATCATCGCGGTAACGGACATCACGGAACTGATCGAAAAGGATGCCCAACTCATCCAGGCGGGCAAGATGAAGTCGCTGGGCGAGATGTCGGCCGGCGTGGCCCACGAGATCAATCAGCCGCTCAACGCCATCAAGATGGGTAGCGAATTCCTCGCCAAGATGCAGGAAGAAGACCTGGAAATCCCCAAGGAACATTTCCTCGAGGTGGTCCGCGAAATTTCCATTCAGGTGGACCGTGCCGCCGAAATCATCAACACCCTGCGTTCCTTTGGCCGCAAGTCCGACCTCATGGCGGAACACGTGGACATCAACCAGCCCATCAGGGCGGTCCTGTCCATGGTCAGGCGACAGTTCGAACTGAACAACATCCGCTTCGTGTTGGAGTTGGCCGACAACCTGCAGCCCGTGCAGGCCCATTCCAACCGCCTTCAGCAGGTGGTCTTCAACCTGGTGGCCAACGCTCGGGATGCCATCAACGACGCTTCCTCACCTTCGGACGGCGATAGCGACCGCCGGATCATCATCCGCACCGGCGGAGAGAACGGCCGGGTTTATGCCGAGGTTGAAGACACAGGTTCCGGCATAGCCGAAAAGGATCAGCGCAAGATTTTCGAACCCTTCTTCACCACCAAGGAGGCCGGTCAGGGCATGGGGCTCGGACTGGCCATCACCTATGGCATCATTAAGGATTACGGTGGAGAGATACGCATCAACAGCATTCAAGGAAAAGGCACGGTTTTCAAGATTGAATTCCCTGCAGCCAGCAAGCGAGGAGAATGCAAGGCATGA
- the fdnG gene encoding formate dehydrogenase-N subunit alpha, with protein MHTNRRNFLKLSAVAATATAFGGLGLGSNAQAATMPNHAAALDPKWSKQTTTVCCYCAVGCGLVVNTSLKDKKAVNVEGDPDHPINEGALCAKGASIWQLADNDRRPDSVLYRAPYSKEFKKVSLAWALEKIAHNIKKTRDETWTEKNAKGQVVNRCDGIASLGSAALDNEECWAYQTMLRSLGLVYIEHQARIUHSATVAALAESFGRGAMTNHWIDIQNSDCILIMGSNAAENHPISFKWVTKAQEKGATLIHVDPRFTRTSAKADMYAGIRSGSDIAVLGGMIKYILDNDLIFKDYVVNYTNASFIVGDKYKFEDGIFAGYDEATRTYDKSNWAFAMDADGNPKKDPTLTDPKCVYQMLKKHYERYNLDKVSSISGMGKEDLTKLYETYAATGVANKAGTIMYAMGWTQHTVGVQNIRSMAMIQLLLGNIGVAGGGVNALRGESNVQGSTDHCLLYHILPGYLSTPKGSQPTLEAYNEAYTPVSNDPKSANWWQNYPKYSASLIKSMWQNDTPEDAYQFLPRLDSASAMDYSWLTLFDKMEKGQFKGLLAWGMNPACSGANSNKTRNALTKLDWLVNVNIFPNETGWFWEGPGMDPSKIKTEVFFLPCAVSIEKEGSITNSGRWMQWRYKGPDAPHGLKPDGDLMYELMKEIQTLYKKEGGAYPEPITRLTWDAIATKGVFDPHKTAKLINGFFTKDTEIKGKMYKKGEQVPSFAFLQADGSTASGNWLYCHSYTDKGNMAARRDLTQTPEQANIGLYPNFSWCWPVNRRVLYNRASVDLQGKPYNPEKAVIAWNGEKWVGDVPDGGWAPGTKYAFIMRKHGFGQLYGPGRADGPLPEYYEPLECPVKKHPFSGTLHNPTALKFDAEEKAVCDPRFPLVGTTYRVTEHWQTGLMTRNCDWLTEAEPQVFVEMSPELAELRGFENGEKVIVESLRGSLWAKAIVTKRLKPFLVQGTTVHQVGLPWHFGWTWPKDGGDSANLLTPSVGDPNTGIPETKAFMVNVRKA; from the coding sequence ATGCATACCAATCGAAGAAACTTCCTCAAGCTCTCCGCTGTCGCGGCCACAGCCACGGCTTTCGGCGGACTCGGGCTTGGCAGCAATGCTCAGGCGGCTACCATGCCGAACCACGCTGCTGCCCTTGACCCGAAATGGAGCAAACAAACCACTACCGTCTGCTGTTACTGCGCAGTCGGCTGTGGTCTCGTCGTGAACACGTCCCTCAAGGACAAGAAGGCCGTCAACGTTGAAGGTGACCCGGATCATCCGATCAACGAAGGCGCCTTGTGCGCCAAGGGCGCATCCATCTGGCAGCTGGCTGACAACGACCGCCGCCCGGATTCCGTCCTCTACAGGGCTCCCTATTCCAAGGAATTTAAAAAAGTCTCCCTGGCTTGGGCCTTGGAGAAAATCGCGCACAACATCAAGAAGACGCGCGACGAAACCTGGACCGAAAAGAACGCCAAGGGCCAGGTGGTCAACCGTTGCGACGGCATCGCCTCCCTCGGATCGGCCGCTCTCGACAACGAGGAGTGCTGGGCTTACCAGACCATGCTCCGCAGCCTCGGCCTGGTGTACATAGAACACCAGGCGCGTATCTGACACAGCGCAACTGTTGCGGCTCTGGCAGAGTCGTTCGGACGCGGCGCGATGACCAATCACTGGATCGACATCCAGAACTCTGATTGCATTCTCATAATGGGCAGTAACGCTGCCGAAAACCATCCCATCTCCTTCAAATGGGTGACCAAGGCGCAGGAAAAGGGCGCAACCCTGATCCACGTCGACCCCCGTTTCACCAGGACCTCGGCCAAGGCCGACATGTACGCGGGCATCCGCTCCGGTTCCGACATCGCCGTGCTCGGCGGCATGATCAAGTACATCCTGGACAACGACCTGATCTTCAAGGACTACGTAGTCAACTACACCAACGCCTCCTTCATCGTCGGCGACAAGTACAAATTCGAAGACGGCATATTCGCAGGCTATGACGAGGCCACCAGGACTTACGACAAGTCCAACTGGGCCTTTGCCATGGATGCGGACGGCAATCCCAAGAAGGACCCGACCCTGACCGATCCCAAGTGCGTTTACCAGATGCTCAAAAAGCACTACGAACGCTACAACCTGGACAAGGTCTCCTCCATCTCGGGCATGGGCAAGGAAGACCTGACCAAGCTCTACGAGACCTATGCGGCTACCGGCGTGGCCAACAAGGCCGGAACCATCATGTACGCCATGGGCTGGACCCAGCACACCGTCGGCGTGCAGAACATCCGCTCCATGGCCATGATCCAGCTCCTGCTGGGCAACATCGGTGTGGCCGGCGGCGGCGTCAACGCCCTGCGCGGCGAATCCAACGTCCAGGGTTCCACCGACCACTGTCTGCTCTACCATATCCTTCCCGGCTACCTGAGCACCCCCAAGGGGTCCCAGCCCACCCTGGAAGCATACAACGAGGCATACACCCCGGTCTCCAACGATCCCAAATCCGCCAACTGGTGGCAGAACTACCCGAAGTATTCCGCCTCGCTCATCAAGTCCATGTGGCAGAACGACACCCCGGAAGACGCCTACCAGTTCCTGCCCAGGCTCGATTCGGCCTCGGCCATGGATTATTCCTGGCTGACCCTGTTCGACAAAATGGAAAAGGGCCAGTTCAAGGGATTGCTGGCCTGGGGCATGAACCCGGCCTGTTCCGGCGCCAACTCCAACAAGACCAGAAACGCCCTGACCAAACTCGACTGGCTGGTGAACGTTAACATCTTCCCCAATGAAACCGGATGGTTCTGGGAAGGGCCCGGCATGGATCCCTCCAAGATCAAGACCGAAGTCTTCTTCCTGCCCTGCGCGGTTTCCATTGAAAAGGAAGGCTCCATCACCAACTCCGGCCGCTGGATGCAGTGGCGCTACAAGGGACCGGACGCCCCTCACGGCCTGAAGCCGGACGGCGACCTCATGTACGAACTGATGAAAGAGATTCAGACCCTGTACAAGAAGGAAGGAGGCGCTTACCCCGAGCCCATCACCCGGCTCACCTGGGACGCCATCGCCACCAAGGGCGTGTTCGATCCCCACAAGACAGCCAAGCTGATCAACGGATTCTTCACCAAGGATACCGAGATCAAGGGCAAGATGTACAAGAAGGGCGAGCAGGTTCCCAGCTTTGCCTTCCTCCAGGCCGACGGTTCCACCGCTTCGGGCAACTGGCTGTATTGTCACTCCTACACCGACAAGGGCAACATGGCCGCACGCCGCGACCTGACCCAGACCCCGGAGCAGGCCAATATCGGCCTCTACCCGAACTTCTCCTGGTGCTGGCCCGTCAACCGCCGCGTGCTGTACAACCGCGCTTCGGTCGACCTTCAGGGCAAGCCCTACAACCCGGAAAAGGCGGTCATCGCCTGGAACGGCGAGAAGTGGGTGGGCGATGTGCCCGACGGCGGCTGGGCCCCCGGCACCAAGTACGCCTTCATCATGCGCAAGCACGGATTCGGTCAGCTTTACGGCCCCGGCCGCGCCGACGGTCCGCTGCCCGAATACTACGAACCGCTGGAATGCCCGGTCAAGAAGCATCCCTTCTCCGGCACCCTGCACAACCCGACCGCTCTCAAGTTCGACGCCGAGGAAAAGGCCGTGTGCGATCCCAGGTTCCCCCTGGTCGGCACCACCTACCGCGTCACCGAACACTGGCAGACCGGCCTCATGACCAGGAACTGCGACTGGCTGACCGAAGCCGAGCCTCAGGTGTTCGTGGAAATGAGTCCGGAACTGGCGGAACTCCGCGGTTTCGAGAACGGCGAGAAAGTCATTGTGGAATCGTTGCGCGGCTCCCTCTGGGCCAAGGCGATCGTCACCAAGCGACTGAAGCCGTTCCTGGTCCAGGGAACCACCGTCCATCAGGTCGGTCTCCCCTGGCACTTCGGCTGGACATGGCCCAAGGATGGCGGCGATTCCGCCAACCTCCTGACCCCGTCCGTTGGCGACCCGAACACGGGTATCCCTGAAACCAAGGCCTTCATGGTCAACGTCCGAAAGGCGTAA
- a CDS encoding ABC transporter substrate-binding protein, with the protein MAACDTADESSITDSPTPGVTDNLITLGSSLALTGHAGYLGTQTLRGAQAYLHHINEQGGVHGRKIRVDAVDDSYDPPQCLANTQRFIIDNNVFALFCYVGTPTTLKALPLVEEAHIPLVGMFTGANALRQPVNRYVVNIRASYYQETMAAVSHMVNDLGLQKIAVFYQFDAYGFDGLIGTELALKKYELEPVARGSYIRGTQDVQEGLEKIRKSNAEAVVMIGTYGACAQFIELAEQQEFNPIFYTVSFVGAEELARRVGMNSPAHVFMSQVVPPPIDTPTDGYSANDSASDYVRLLKRYFPDDTPSFIGLEGFLNAKIMVEGLRIAGRNLTRERFINAIESIHDFKLGPGMSITYGPADRQGLEAIHFTKLHQGHFVPFSNWSGFNEELRSL; encoded by the coding sequence CTGGCCGCATGTGATACCGCCGACGAATCCTCAATTACAGATTCGCCCACTCCGGGTGTGACCGACAACCTGATCACCCTGGGGTCATCCCTGGCCCTGACCGGCCATGCGGGATATCTCGGCACCCAGACCCTGCGAGGCGCCCAGGCGTACCTCCACCACATAAACGAGCAGGGCGGCGTCCACGGACGAAAGATCCGGGTGGACGCCGTGGACGACTCTTACGATCCGCCCCAATGCCTGGCCAACACCCAGCGATTCATCATCGACAACAACGTGTTCGCCCTGTTCTGCTACGTGGGCACCCCGACCACCCTCAAGGCGCTCCCCCTGGTGGAGGAAGCCCACATTCCCCTGGTGGGCATGTTCACCGGCGCCAATGCCCTGCGCCAGCCCGTCAACCGTTATGTGGTCAACATCCGGGCCTCATACTACCAGGAAACCATGGCTGCGGTGAGCCATATGGTCAACGATCTGGGGCTGCAAAAGATCGCCGTGTTCTATCAATTCGACGCTTACGGCTTTGACGGTCTCATCGGCACGGAGCTCGCCCTCAAGAAATACGAGCTTGAACCCGTTGCCCGAGGCTCCTACATCCGCGGAACGCAGGATGTGCAAGAAGGGCTGGAGAAAATCCGCAAATCCAACGCCGAAGCAGTGGTCATGATCGGCACCTACGGCGCCTGCGCGCAGTTCATAGAACTGGCCGAACAGCAGGAATTCAATCCGATTTTCTACACTGTATCCTTTGTCGGGGCTGAGGAACTGGCCCGCCGAGTCGGCATGAATTCTCCGGCCCACGTGTTCATGTCGCAGGTGGTACCGCCACCCATCGACACCCCCACGGACGGCTACTCGGCCAACGATTCCGCCAGCGACTACGTCAGGCTCCTCAAACGGTATTTTCCTGACGATACCCCGAGTTTTATCGGCCTTGAAGGATTCCTCAACGCGAAAATCATGGTGGAAGGCCTCAGAATCGCCGGGCGCAACCTGACCCGCGAACGATTCATCAACGCCATCGAATCCATCCACGATTTCAAGCTCGGACCGGGCATGTCCATCACCTACGGTCCTGCCGACCGCCAGGGGCTGGAGGCCATCCATTTCACCAAACTGCACCAGGGGCACTTCGTCCCGTTTTCCAACTGGTCCGGATTCAACGAAGAATTGAGGTCGCTTTGA
- a CDS encoding EF-hand domain-containing protein, with the protein MEIGSVSSMTGMMGMQGGMMQGMEKPDASEASSDFIDAMDSDGDGLLSESEFAVGDGETQSTEAFDALDTNEDGFVSQEELEADMESRLGKMADQLSSGSMFSGIESGDSDQFQQLLNMVGSGSGQTQAGGAEAYGQMQEGTFDFGSLGADVSSSGLSVSA; encoded by the coding sequence ATGGAAATCGGATCAGTGAGTTCCATGACCGGCATGATGGGCATGCAGGGCGGCATGATGCAGGGGATGGAAAAACCCGATGCATCGGAAGCGTCCTCCGACTTCATCGATGCCATGGATTCGGATGGCGATGGCCTGTTGAGCGAGTCCGAGTTCGCGGTGGGCGATGGGGAAACCCAGAGCACGGAGGCGTTCGACGCCCTCGACACCAACGAAGACGGGTTTGTCTCCCAGGAAGAGCTTGAGGCCGACATGGAGTCCCGGTTGGGCAAGATGGCGGACCAGCTCTCTTCCGGAAGCATGTTCAGCGGGATTGAGTCCGGCGATTCAGACCAGTTTCAGCAGTTGCTGAATATGGTCGGATCGGGTTCCGGGCAGACCCAGGCGGGCGGAGCAGAAGCCTATGGCCAGATGCAGGAAGGGACATTCGACTTCGGCAGCTTGGGCGCCGATGTCTCTTCTTCCGGTCTGAGCGTCAGCGCATGA
- a CDS encoding formate dehydrogenase accessory protein FdhE, whose translation MERNMTEAKRKLDSKITQLKKKSYISSELIDLLDAVAHIQLDAYAEAVVTLPPDSELTPAEAVFQGVSLIAREDLPYDAVQAETLLGKLIDLLSKAGGPMGEGADAVAKALASDEFTAAELFTKFQNDDTAFFASWTERTPNAPKTLPFLAFASMGPSIEAAAGLLAEKLPAIKVPAVGTCPVCGSLPLISSLEQKEGARHATCSFCRHHYRIKRISCPVCGEEDQKKLTFFTVDEEPGFRVDVCDTCKTYIKTIDFRELDRVALPVLDDLDSLALDYVAAGQGYKRATLSAWGF comes from the coding sequence ATGGAACGCAACATGACCGAAGCAAAGCGCAAGCTGGACAGCAAGATCACCCAGTTGAAAAAAAAGTCGTATATCTCCAGTGAACTGATCGACCTGCTGGACGCAGTGGCGCACATACAGCTGGACGCGTATGCAGAGGCCGTTGTCACCCTGCCGCCCGACAGCGAACTGACCCCGGCCGAAGCAGTGTTTCAGGGGGTGTCGCTGATCGCCCGTGAAGACCTTCCCTATGATGCGGTCCAGGCCGAAACCCTGCTCGGCAAGCTCATCGATCTCCTGAGCAAGGCGGGTGGTCCCATGGGTGAAGGCGCCGACGCGGTAGCCAAAGCCCTGGCCAGCGACGAGTTCACTGCGGCAGAACTCTTCACAAAATTCCAGAACGACGACACCGCATTCTTCGCCTCCTGGACGGAACGTACTCCGAATGCGCCCAAGACCCTGCCTTTTTTGGCCTTTGCCTCCATGGGACCGTCCATCGAGGCCGCGGCGGGACTGCTGGCGGAAAAACTGCCCGCAATCAAAGTTCCGGCGGTCGGCACCTGCCCCGTCTGCGGCAGTCTGCCATTGATATCCTCCCTTGAGCAGAAAGAAGGCGCACGCCACGCCACCTGCTCCTTCTGCCGCCATCACTACCGGATCAAACGCATCAGCTGTCCGGTCTGCGGCGAAGAGGACCAGAAAAAACTCACCTTCTTCACGGTGGATGAAGAGCCGGGATTCCGCGTGGATGTCTGCGACACCTGCAAGACCTATATCAAGACCATCGATTTCCGGGAACTGGACCGTGTCGCACTGCCGGTTCTCGACGACCTGGACTCATTGGCCCTGGATTATGTGGCTGCCGGTCAGGGATACAAGCGGGCAACCCTGTCCGCATGGGGTTTCTAG
- the fdhD gene encoding formate dehydrogenase accessory sulfurtransferase FdhD, with amino-acid sequence MDSHDYEIYEYKGRFARTPIKSIQEVPLTIMLNGREVVTLLCTAKHPEYLAIGFLKSDAFLSSPAQITDLTVRDEGDRLVAEVETCHDPWKDRVMERSITSGCGKGTNFGRNVATVSKRFLGGDIKVTPEQILAHAKELHERSTLYNATRGCHNSSLCTPDQMLLFREDIGRHNAIDMICGQCFLDDVAVDDKMIVSTGRIASEILLKVVRIGIPILASTAVATSFSVELARKTGITLIGNIKDDSFWVYNDCGRIIGF; translated from the coding sequence ATGGACTCGCACGACTACGAAATATATGAATACAAGGGGAGGTTTGCACGCACCCCGATCAAATCCATACAGGAAGTGCCTCTGACCATCATGCTCAACGGGCGTGAGGTCGTGACCCTGCTCTGCACAGCCAAGCACCCCGAGTACCTGGCCATAGGCTTCCTGAAGTCCGATGCATTCCTGTCCAGCCCGGCCCAGATAACTGACCTGACCGTCCGCGACGAAGGCGACCGTCTGGTGGCCGAGGTCGAGACCTGCCACGACCCGTGGAAAGACCGGGTCATGGAGCGGTCCATCACATCGGGCTGCGGCAAGGGAACCAACTTCGGCCGCAATGTAGCCACCGTGTCCAAACGGTTCCTGGGCGGCGACATCAAGGTCACCCCCGAACAGATACTGGCCCACGCCAAAGAGTTGCACGAACGCTCCACCCTCTACAACGCAACCCGCGGTTGTCACAATTCCTCGCTGTGCACCCCGGACCAAATGCTCCTGTTCCGTGAGGACATCGGCAGGCACAACGCCATTGACATGATCTGCGGCCAATGCTTCCTCGACGATGTGGCCGTAGACGACAAGATGATCGTATCCACCGGGCGGATTGCCTCGGAAATCCTGCTCAAGGTGGTGCGCATAGGCATCCCCATCCTCGCCTCCACGGCCGTGGCCACCAGCTTTTCCGTGGAACTGGCCCGCAAGACCGGAATCACCCTGATCGGCAATATCAAGGATGACAGTTTCTGGGTCTACAACGACTGTGGACGAATCATCGGTTTCTGA
- a CDS encoding transposase encodes MPALLRDTMQKNSHIMPIIDPLGKDGFDMLLFDDAKARQYLLALTWPTGDPFCPRCGHRKVYSLSGERLRCASCKYTFQPFSGRWLNNGALSPSEWLRLLVLFVNENSVHQMKEQLELSYNTVYKALTAIRFAIMAHALDARQLISSATGLDSYLKGNRLTGGPREMRMDTIPVYGILRRDDLVFIDLVPGFQAETLFHFHMNFHLKLIRTGNLVYTDKYKEYDALMFCGNDSLHYEVIRRYDEPPHIDAVKDEFWEYAQSRIKKFRGISCQRFPLYMKELEFRFNNRDKSLTEILAAYLCALVPSAD; translated from the coding sequence ATGCCTGCTCTTCTCCGGGATACCATGCAGAAAAATTCGCACATCATGCCGATCATCGACCCTCTTGGCAAAGACGGGTTCGACATGCTCCTGTTCGATGACGCCAAGGCCAGGCAATACCTCCTTGCGCTGACCTGGCCCACGGGCGATCCCTTCTGTCCCCGGTGCGGACACCGTAAAGTATACTCCCTCTCCGGCGAACGGCTGCGCTGTGCCAGTTGCAAATACACCTTCCAGCCCTTTTCGGGCCGCTGGCTCAACAACGGCGCGCTCAGCCCGAGCGAATGGCTGCGACTCCTGGTGCTCTTCGTAAACGAAAATTCGGTCCACCAGATGAAGGAACAGCTGGAGCTGTCCTACAACACGGTCTACAAGGCACTGACCGCCATCCGGTTCGCCATCATGGCCCATGCCCTGGACGCCCGCCAACTGATCAGCTCCGCCACGGGCCTGGATTCATACCTCAAGGGCAACCGCCTGACGGGCGGCCCCCGTGAAATGCGCATGGACACCATCCCGGTCTACGGCATACTGCGTCGGGACGATCTGGTTTTCATCGACCTTGTGCCCGGCTTCCAGGCCGAGACGCTCTTCCACTTCCACATGAACTTCCACCTGAAGCTCATCCGCACCGGCAACCTGGTGTACACGGACAAATACAAGGAATATGACGCGCTCATGTTCTGCGGTAACGACTCCCTCCACTACGAGGTCATCCGCCGCTACGACGAGCCTCCCCACATCGACGCGGTAAAGGATGAATTCTGGGAGTACGCCCAGTCCCGGATCAAGAAATTCCGGGGCATCTCCTGCCAGCGCTTCCCGCTCTACATGAAGGAGTTGGAGTTCCGTTTCAACAACCGCGACAAGTCCCTGACCGAAATCCTGGCCGCCTATCTTTGCGCGCTGGTGCCCAGCGCGGACTGA